The Dethiosulfovibrio peptidovorans DSM 11002 nucleotide sequence GAGTGGGGACGCATATGGCGACGACGTCGCAGTTTTTAAGGCCGTCGAAGTCGATGGTGGCCTTTATGAGGCCTTTGGAGACGAAGTCGGAGAGCTCTTCCGGAACTATGTCGCCTATGTAGTTTTCACCTCTGTTGATCTTGTCGCATTTGTCCTGCTGAACGTCGAAGCCGAGGACGGAGAAGCCCGCCTTGGCTTTTTCCACGGCCAGGGGAAGGCCTACGTAGCCCAGGCCTATTACTCCGATTTTCGCCGTTTTGTCTTTTATTCTGTCGATCAATGCCATGGTTGGGTCGGTCTCCTTTATCCTTCGTAATATGTCTGGTTTTCTATGAGCTGATCTTCCGGTACCGGTTTCATTTCTTTGGCGGGGCATCCTGCTACCACCGTTTCGGATGGAACGTTTTTGGTGACCACCGCTCCAGCAGCGACGAGGGCATCTTTGCCTATTTCCACTCCGGGAAGCAAGGTGGCGTTGGCCCCTATTCTGGCCCCTTTTCGGAGGACCGGTCCGGCGAAGTGTTTTTTACGCTCTTCGGTGCGGCCCAGGTAGTTGTCGTTGGAGAAGGCCACGCAGGGGGCTACGAAGCAGTAGTCCTCCACGGTGCTCATGGCGGTTATGTAGGCGTTGCTCTCTATTTTGCATCTTTTGCCGATGGTGGTCTTGTTCTCCACTGTGGCGCCTCTGCCGATTATGGTGAGTTCGCCGATGGTTACATCCTCTCGGACGGTGGCACAGTCGCCGAAGAAGACGGAATTTCCAATTTCGGCCCCTCGGTAGATCACGCAGCAGGCCCCTACCGTTACAGATTTGCCGAGTACCAGAGGGGGAAGTTCCACGGCCTCTCCGGTCGTAGCGGAGAGGCCCGCCTTGGCGGGGCATTTGCCCAGTATGGCTCCGTCCAGGATGATGGAGCCGTCGCCTATATGAACGCCGGATCTTATGACCACGTTGTGGCCGATCCGGACGTTTTCACCTATACGAACGTCTTTCTCTATAACCACGTTCTGCCCGATCGTGGAGCTTTCGGGGCAAGGGCTGTCTATCATGGGGTGGCTCCTTTCAGTACATTTTCGATATGCCTTCTAAGCTCGACCAATGCTGGTTTAAAGTAAAAGGTGCAGTGCTTGGCTACATTATCCGGCTCCACACTATGCAACATTTCAGGGCCATCGTGTTTTTTTGAAAAACTGCCTCCATGTATTTTTATGATTTCGGCAATTTTATCGCTAAGTTTGGGGTCACAGAAGGTTTTTCCTGAGTCCTCTTTACGGACTCCAAACTGCTCTATGTTATCTACGGAATATATTAAAGAAATAACTTCACGCCTGAGCTGGTTTGCCAGCTCAGGATATTGCTTTCCAAAGCCCTTTTCCCAGTCGGACACAAACCAAGCCTCTATCTCCGGCGAAGCAAAAAGGGGTAAAAAGGGAATTTCTGAATCTAAGATCCGAGAGATTTCCTTTTGTCGCTCGTTTTTCCATCTTATCCGGTTAGAAGCTTCGTCATTCCCGTAGCGGAAACGGCAA carries:
- a CDS encoding DUF4276 family protein, with amino-acid sequence MNQMEIAYFCSDGYTELGAIQNFLEKITSSSSVSWIRAFPAKLKPGPKLRKVSGISGDDLNGEMLKRLDKYKKAYSTVSAVVLVDDADCRFRYGNDEASNRIRWKNERQKEISRILDSEIPFLPLFASPEIEAWFVSDWEKGFGKQYPELANQLRREVISLIYSVDNIEQFGVRKEDSGKTFCDPKLSDKIAEIIKIHGGSFSKKHDGPEMLHSVEPDNVAKHCTFYFKPALVELRRHIENVLKGATP
- a CDS encoding acyltransferase, producing MIDSPCPESSTIGQNVVIEKDVRIGENVRIGHNVVIRSGVHIGDGSIILDGAILGKCPAKAGLSATTGEAVELPPLVLGKSVTVGACCVIYRGAEIGNSVFFGDCATVREDVTIGELTIIGRGATVENKTTIGKRCKIESNAYITAMSTVEDYCFVAPCVAFSNDNYLGRTEERKKHFAGPVLRKGARIGANATLLPGVEIGKDALVAAGAVVTKNVPSETVVAGCPAKEMKPVPEDQLIENQTYYEG